The sequence GCTATTAATATAATTTTGGCTGTGGTAATTTCTGGCTATATGGCTGCTGGAAGCAAAAGTTTAATTAAGGGTTTGGTCAGCTTGTTTCCACAACCGTGGGATGAACGTCTTGAAGCACAAGTTTTACCAATTTCTCGACGGATGGGGGGATACGTTCAAGGAAGAGTTTTAGTTTCAACGATTTTAGGTATTGCTATTACCCTTGCTTTAAGAGTTTTAGGTCTTTCCGAATTTGCTTTGGCATTGGGTACTATTGCGGCGTTTACTAATTTTATCCCGTTTGTTGGGCCAGTCTTGGGAGCGATTCCAGCTTTGATTGTCGCCATTCCCCAAGGAGGATTAACTTTTACATGGGTATTATTGTTATTCGTAATTATTCAAAATATTGAAACCTACGTTTTAGATCCTTTATTAGTGGGTAATACTGTAAGAGTTCACCCTTTTTATCAACTGTTAGCGGTATTGGGAGGAACCCAAGTTTTGGGAATTATCGGGGCTGTGATTGTCCCACCTTGGGTGGCAGGAATAACAGTACTTTTGGAAAATCTGTATCTTCGTCCAAAATTGCTAGCTGAAAAACATTTACCAGCTAACAGCGAACAGTTAACAGCGAACAGTTAACAATAAGCAATTACCAATTACCGATGCCCAATGCCCGATACCCCATATCCAATGCCAAATTAATTTCAATAAAGAAAAAACTTTACAAATAATAGCTGCAAAAGTTGACGTTTTGTAGTAAATAATATAGTCTCCCCCTTCCTTGCACTAATTTTTTGTAGTATGTGGTCTGAACTGAAAAAAGCAATTAATGATATAAATGTTTCTGCTGACTGGATTGGTATTAGAGCAGTCAATGAAACATCCTCAAATCGTTCTGTTCGGGATGCTTTACCCCAGAGCAATGGTAAGTCTTCGAGTGTAGGAGTTATGGTCGAAGTCTTAGTTAACGGCTGTTTGGGCTATGGAGCTACTAATTCTTTTGAATTGGATGCACTGCAAGCTGCTGCCCAAACAGCTTATAAACAAGCGCTTGCAGCAAGTGAATGGTGGATACATCCATTCGAGAAAATGACCGAACGTCCCAAAGTTGTGGGTGAATATACTTCACCGTTGGGTTCTCTCGATCGATTAAACCCAGGGGAAATTAATGATTTGCTGGTGCGTATATGTAAAAAGTTAAAAGTTGATGACAAAATTGTTCAGACTACAGCTAGCGCTACGACTACTGAAAAGAATACTTGGTTTGTCAGCAGTAACGGGTCAGAAATTTATCAGAAATTTTTGTCATTCAGCACTCATTTCGGAGCTACTGCACAAGATGGTTTGATTGTGCAGCAACGGACTAACAATGGTTGGTCGGCGCATTGCTATCAAGGGCTTTTAGACTTTGGGCAAGAAGGTTTATGGCATCGCGTGCAACAGGTTGGGGAGCAAGCAGTAGAACTGTTAAGTGCGGAAGAATGTCCAAATACTCGGACTAATTTAGTTTTAGCTCCAGACCAAATGATGCTACAAATTCATGAAAGTGTAGGACATCCTTTGGAAATTGACCGGATTTTGGGTGATGAGCGAAACTATGCTGGTGGCAGTTTTGTCAAAGCTGATGATTTTGGTCGTTTGGGTTATGGTTCTGCGGCAATGAATATTACTTTCGATCCTACTGTTAAAGGTGAATTTGCCAGCTATGGTTTTGATGATACTGGTGCTGTAGCAACGCGAGAATACGTAATCGAAGAAGGTGTATTGCAGCGAGGTTTAGGAAGTTTGGAAAGTCAGGCTAGAAGCGGAGTTGATGGGGTTGCTTGTGCCCGTGCATGTTCTTGGAATAGACCACCAATCGACCGCATGGCTAATTTGAATTTAGAACCTGGTGAATCCAGTTTTGAAGAAATTATTGCCGGTATACAACATGGGGTTTACATGGAGTCTAACCGTTCTTGGTCAATAGATGACCGTCGATATAAATTTCAATTTGGCTGCGAATACGGTAAATTGATTGAAGACGGTAAGCTCACAAAAACCCTGCGAAATCCCAATTATAGAGCTACTACCCCAGAATTTTGGCAGAGTTTAATTAAAGTAGGCGATAAATCTACTTGGAAAATGTACGGTACTGCTTACTGCGGTAAAGGAGAACCAAACCAAGCAATTTCCGTAGGACATGGCTCCCCGGTTTGTTTATTTACAAATGTTGAAGTTTTCGGAGGAGGGTAGGGGATAGGTGATGGGTAATAGGGAGTGAAGGAAAACTTCTTAATTATGAATTTCTAACTCAAGATTAAGCTGCTACTTTTTGAATTTGTTGTAGATCAGCTTATTGACGATTACCGATTACCAATTACCAACTACCAATTACCAATTCAAAATCTAAAATCTAAAATCAATTTGACTGTATTACGTTCATGAAAAACGAAGAGATATCTGCTTTGGAAGTCAGCTTCAATCAACTTTTTAAATATCTTTTAGATAAAAAGAAACCAGAGGAAGAGTTTACTTTTAAACTTAATAAAGAACGCAGTCAGTTTACTCGGTTTAATCGTGCAAAAGTACGGCAAACTGGAATTGTTGCGGATGCCTCAATTGAACTAACTTTAATTGCGGATCGGCGTAGTAGTTGTCGCATCTTTCCTGTTAGCGGTAATTGGGAATTAGATTCCCAGCAGGCATATACTTATTTGCAGGAATTAAGAGAAGAATTGCCTTTATTACCTGTAGATCCATATCTTGTTTTACCTAATGGTACTCAAACGACTCGGGATATTTATTCGGGAAATTTATTAGCCGAGGAAGATGTTGCGAAAACGGTTTTAGAAGCAGTTACAAATTTGGATTTTACTGGATTTTATGCAGGGGGTATTGTAGCCCAAGGTTATGCTGATTCTGGTGGTAAGAAACATTGGTTTAGTACCGATACTTTTACATTAGATTATTCAATATTTACCGATTCAGGACAAGCCGTGAAAGGCTTTTTCGCTGGAAATGATTGGAACAATCAAGCTTACTCAGATAAAATTTCTCAAGCTAAGCAGCAACTAGAATTACTTTCTCGTCCTTCTAAACAAATACCGCGAGGACATTATAAAACTTATTTTGCTCCTGCTGCGGTTGCAGAGTTGTTAATAATGCTTTCTTGGGGTGGTTTAAGCGAAGCCGATATTCAGCAGGGAAACAGCGCTTTAGCAATGCTTGCAAGTAAAGAAAAGACGCTTTCTCCAAAATTTAGCTTACGCGAAAACTTTCAAACTGGTTTAGTTCCGCGTTTCAACGAATGGGGAGAAATGGCTCCTTTAGAATTACGTTTAATTGAGAAAGGTGCTTTATCGAATACTTTAGTTAATTCTCGTAGCTCTATTGAGTATGACAAAGACGCAAATGGTGCTAATAGCTCCGAGTCTTTACGCTCCCCGCAAATTAGTCGAGGAAATTTACCTTCTGAGAAGATTTTATCTATTTTAGATACAGGGCTATATGTATCTAATTTGCACTACCTAAATTGGAGCGATCGCCCTTCTGGAAGAATTACGGGTATGACTCGTTATGCTTGCTTCTGGGTTGCGAATGGCGAAATAGTGGCACCGATAGAAGATTTACGATTTGATGACAGTTTATACAACTTTTGGGGCAATAACCTAATAGATTTTACGGATAAAACCGAATTTATTCCCGAAGTTGGAACTTATGATAATCGTCAGCTTGGCGGTAGTATGGTTCCGGGAATGTTGGTGGAAGACTTTACTTATACGCTTTAGGATTACTCGACGATCAAATATTCCCCAGACTTTTAATCTGGGGCTAATAAAAAATCAGCGATTAAATATACAACTCTAAGCAAAAAATAAGTAATTATCTCATTATAATCGGGATTATATTAGATGTTTTTGTGATAAATAAAACCTTATGAATACTTAAGGTTACTCCCATTAAGAGTGGAAGATTACCCATGTTGAGTGAGAGAGAAATTGTATAGGAAATTTGATAAGCGAAACGGGAGTAAGAAGGTAATGGGTTAAATGCTTAACTGAGTATTATTGTAGTGACTCATCAAAAGTTAATGAGTTTAACGATTCGTTGGACGGGTTTTTGTAAAAAGCAATATGGATAACTTGCCATCAATTGAAGCTTTTTTTGATTATGGAAATTTTGAATATTTGGAAGCTAAGAGTAAATAATCTGAAGTATTTATGTGAAAACTATCTATTTCTCTGAGCCCCGTAAAATACAATATCTTTTAAACTCAAGTAAAAGACTAGAGCAGATAATAGAAGTTGTTGAAACTGTAAAATTGGGTCTAATCGCCAGCCTTGAAATAGTAAAATAAAACCCGAAAATACGATAAAAATTGGAAAAACAAGCAATTGAATCAGATAAAAGGTTCTTGCCGAACTACTGATTCTATTCCAAATTCTCGTTAATTTAACTATTAGGAATATTAAATAAAATAAGCCGAAAATCATTTGAAGTAATCCTAGCAAAGATGCCGGATTAGTGCCAATATTAACTTGAGCTAAATAAAACATTTGTAATAACTGTTTATTAGGTTTTATTTTCTACAAGTATATCTTTCTATTTCTTTTTA comes from Rivularia sp. PCC 7116 and encodes:
- a CDS encoding AI-2E family transporter, encoding MSEKRKSFSLSDILLVIAGFFLVILLWQLRSLLLTLMIATVLAATISPFVDALEKFRFPRWLGVILFYVGLIALFIGVGLLIGPSVSEQIQRLARRFPVYLDSLTVSIENLAERVGITQLETIEQFFDIQALTNGLFRSSQKLVLRSFGVTFGILGAAINIILAVVISGYMAAGSKSLIKGLVSLFPQPWDERLEAQVLPISRRMGGYVQGRVLVSTILGIAITLALRVLGLSEFALALGTIAAFTNFIPFVGPVLGAIPALIVAIPQGGLTFTWVLLLFVIIQNIETYVLDPLLVGNTVRVHPFYQLLAVLGGTQVLGIIGAVIVPPWVAGITVLLENLYLRPKLLAEKHLPANSEQLTANS
- a CDS encoding TldD/PmbA family protein, producing the protein MWSELKKAINDINVSADWIGIRAVNETSSNRSVRDALPQSNGKSSSVGVMVEVLVNGCLGYGATNSFELDALQAAAQTAYKQALAASEWWIHPFEKMTERPKVVGEYTSPLGSLDRLNPGEINDLLVRICKKLKVDDKIVQTTASATTTEKNTWFVSSNGSEIYQKFLSFSTHFGATAQDGLIVQQRTNNGWSAHCYQGLLDFGQEGLWHRVQQVGEQAVELLSAEECPNTRTNLVLAPDQMMLQIHESVGHPLEIDRILGDERNYAGGSFVKADDFGRLGYGSAAMNITFDPTVKGEFASYGFDDTGAVATREYVIEEGVLQRGLGSLESQARSGVDGVACARACSWNRPPIDRMANLNLEPGESSFEEIIAGIQHGVYMESNRSWSIDDRRYKFQFGCEYGKLIEDGKLTKTLRNPNYRATTPEFWQSLIKVGDKSTWKMYGTAYCGKGEPNQAISVGHGSPVCLFTNVEVFGGG
- a CDS encoding TldD/PmbA family protein, which encodes MKNEEISALEVSFNQLFKYLLDKKKPEEEFTFKLNKERSQFTRFNRAKVRQTGIVADASIELTLIADRRSSCRIFPVSGNWELDSQQAYTYLQELREELPLLPVDPYLVLPNGTQTTRDIYSGNLLAEEDVAKTVLEAVTNLDFTGFYAGGIVAQGYADSGGKKHWFSTDTFTLDYSIFTDSGQAVKGFFAGNDWNNQAYSDKISQAKQQLELLSRPSKQIPRGHYKTYFAPAAVAELLIMLSWGGLSEADIQQGNSALAMLASKEKTLSPKFSLRENFQTGLVPRFNEWGEMAPLELRLIEKGALSNTLVNSRSSIEYDKDANGANSSESLRSPQISRGNLPSEKILSILDTGLYVSNLHYLNWSDRPSGRITGMTRYACFWVANGEIVAPIEDLRFDDSLYNFWGNNLIDFTDKTEFIPEVGTYDNRQLGGSMVPGMLVEDFTYTL
- a CDS encoding Ycf66 family protein produces the protein MFYLAQVNIGTNPASLLGLLQMIFGLFYLIFLIVKLTRIWNRISSSARTFYLIQLLVFPIFIVFSGFILLFQGWRLDPILQFQQLLLSALVFYLSLKDIVFYGAQRNR